One region of Oncorhynchus nerka isolate Pitt River linkage group LG22, Oner_Uvic_2.0, whole genome shotgun sequence genomic DNA includes:
- the LOC115104706 gene encoding glutaminyl-peptide cyclotransferase-like, with translation MRTIRRHRSATGTELLLGRCSRLRMSRVRMLLVCLCGMLAMALTLGFYLSSNDTRDDDDSIHMHDNIQFRVPDLIRDKLTHNPRRSTVAQIKRLVGQVNSGRLWYSLLRPILVERLPGTRGSRRVREHIYSHLEFLSAGWSLEVDSFNSATPKGLITFSNLLAVLDPSAPRRLLLACHYDSKVMPPASKTPDGPLRRFLGASDAAVPCAMILELVTALDVHLKVLKQQKSQVTLQLVFFDGNEAFEQPSPSDSLYGSRYLAEQMSRTPHPPGAEHTTLLNALDLFVLLDLIGAPDPMFVNHFDNTVRWFDELIYAERRLHKLGLLSSHPREVSYFRKDINLGPVEDDHVPFLQQGVPVLHMITTPFPSFMHTLEDTAEHIHSQTIENLTKVLVVFLAEYIGL, from the exons ATGAGAACCATCCGGAGGCACCGATCTGCTACGGGCACCGAGCTGCTACTGGGACGCTGCAGCCGGCTCCGGATGTCCCGAGTTCGGATGCTTCTCGTTTGTCTATGCGGGATGCTGGCTATGGCTCTGACACTTGGATTTTATTTGTCGAGTAATGATACAAGAGATGATGATGACAGTATTCATATGCACGATAACATACAATTTCGTGTGCCAGACCTAATAAGAGACAAG TTGACCCATAACCCCCGTAGGTCCACTGTGGCCCAGATCAAACGTCTGGTGGGCCAGGTAAATTCGGGGAGGCTTTGGTACTCTCTCCTGAGGCCCATCCTGGTAGAGAGACTGCCAGGTACAAGAGGCAGCCGTAGGGTGCGTGAG CACATCTACAGCCATCTAGAGTTCCTGTCAGCGGGTTGGTCGTTAGAGGTCGACTCCTTTAACTCTGCTACCCCAAAGGGACTAATCACCTTCTCCAACCTGCTAGCAGTCCTGGACCCCTCGGCCCCGCGTCGTCTGCTGCTGGCCTGCCACTACGACTCCAAGGTCATGCCCCCAGCTTCCAAAACCCCCGACGGTCCTCTCAGGAGGTTCCTAGGGGCCAGCGACGCGGCCGTCCCCTGTGCCATGATACTGGAGCTGGTGACTGCACTGGACGTCCACCTGAAAGTGCTAAAACAACAG AAGTCACAGGTGACATTGCAGTTGGTTTTCTTTGATGGTAATGAGGCGTTTGAGCAGCCAAGCCCCTCCGACTCTCTGTATGGCTCACGTTACCTTGCTGAACAAATGTCCCGCACCCCTCATCCCCCAGGAGCCGAACATACCACCCTGTTAAATGCTTTG GACCTGTTTGTTCTGTTGGATCTGATTGGTGCACCTGACCCTAtgtttgtcaaccactttgaCAACACTGTACGCTGGTTTGATGAGCTCATATATGCAG AGAGGAGACTCCATAAGCTGGGTCTGCTGTCCTCCCACCCCAGAGAAGTGAGCTACTTTAGGAAGGACATAAACCTGGGCCCTGTGGAGGATGACCATGTGCCCTTCCTCCAGCAGG GGGTTCCAGTACTACACATGATCACAACGCCCTTCCCCTCCTTTATGCACACTCTGGAGGACACAGCGGAACACATCCATTCTCAGACTATCGAGAATCTCACCAAGGTGCTAGTGGTGTTCCTTGCTGAATACATAGGACTCTGA